GAAAGTCGTGGTTGAAGGCTAGTTGCCTTTGCGGTCAAGACAAGAGCGTGGTCGGGTTGTCGACCATCATGGTGCGCAGCTCCTCTTCGCGCAGGCCATGCTCGAGCAGAGCCCGGCCAAACGCTCTGAACCCTTCAGCCGGCGGCGGGCTGCCCCGCTGGCCCAGGTCGGTGGAGAGCAGACAGCGCGCCGCGCCGATGGCGCGGACTTCCGCGGCGGTCCGCGCTACCAAGTAGCCGCCCCAGGCGGGCAGATGAGGCAAGTAGCAGCGTTCGATAAAGGCCCCGAGTGCCGCCATCTCGAGCTGGAAGTCGAGGCTGTAACCCGTCAGCGGCAGTTCGGGGTGGGCCACCACCAGGCGCGTGAGGCCGTAGCTTTTGGCCTCGCGGAAGAGCAGGGCCGTCTCCTTTGCGCTCAGGTGGCCGCTACTCAGCACCGCGCCGCCTTGAGCCGCCATGACCTCGAGGATGGCGACGACCTCCGGCTTCAGCCTGC
Above is a genomic segment from Deinococcota bacterium containing:
- a CDS encoding DUF6282 family protein; the protein is MSEKWFRGAIDIHIHSSPSIFPRLYDDRALVAEAARAEMAAVVLKAHEDSTVARAKLAESVDSRVKVYGGVVLNHFVGGLNPFAAEVALALGGKVVWMPTMHAANHIAFYGEAGYKEQRMAYRSRPAPPISVLDAQGRLKPEVVAILEVMAAQGGAVLSSGHLSAKETALLFREAKSYGLTRLVVAHPELPLTGYSLDFQLEMAALGAFIERCYLPHLPAWGGYLVARTAAEVRAIGAARCLLSTDLGQRGSPPPAEGFRAFGRALLEHGLREEELRTMMVDNPTTLLS